A region of Streptomyces sp. TG1A-60 DNA encodes the following proteins:
- the infB gene encoding translation initiation factor IF-2: MAKVRVYELAKEFGVESKVVMAKLQELGEFVRSASSTIEAPVVRKLTDALQQGNGGGKPAARKAAPARPAAPSASQARPAAPRPGPAAPKPPAAERPAAPTPGPRPTPGPKPPTPKPAPASPAPSVPEFQAPPSAPAAPSPRPGARPGPGAPRPGARPAGPGQERGGQERGGQERGGQERGQRPGGQRPGGAGGPKPGGARPAGPRPGNNPFTSGGSTGMGRPQAPRPGGAPRPGGPGGPGGAQGGPRPQAPGQAPRPQGAGGGPRPQAPGGSRPTPGGMPRPQGGGPRPGGGPRPNPGMMPQRPAAGPRPGGGGPGGPGGRGPGGGGRPGGGGGAGRPGGGGGGFAGRPGGGGGGFAGRPGGGGGGFAGRPGGPGGGGGFGGGGGRPGFGGRPGGPGARGGTQGAFGRPGGPARRGRKSKRQRRQEYEAMQAPSVGGVMLPRGNGQSVRLSRGASLTDFAEKIGANPASLVGVMMNLGEMVTATQSVSDETLKLLADEMNFVLEIVSPEEEDRELLESFDIEFGEDEGGEEFLVARPPVVTVMGHVDHGKTRLLDTIRKTNVVAGEAGGITQHIGAYQVATHVNDEERRITFIDTPGHEAFTAMRARGAKSTDIAILVVAANDGVMPQTIEALNHAKAAGVPVVVAVNKIDVEGADPTKVRGQLTEFGLVAEEYGGDTMFVDISAKQGLNIDSLLEAVVLTADASLDLRANPEQDAQGIAIESHLDRGRGAVATVLVQRGTLRVGDTMVVGDAYGRVRAMLDDKGANVEEAGPSTPVLVLGLTNVPGAGDNFLVVDEDRTARQIAEKRAARERNANFARRGVRFSLENLDEALKAGLVQELNLIIKGDASGSVEALESSLLQLDVGEEVDIRVLHRGVGAVTESDIDLATGSDAIVIGFNVRAAGRAAQMADREGVDVRYYSVIYQAIEEIEAALKGMLKPEYEEVELGTAEIREVFKSSKLGNIAGVLVRSGEVKRNTKARLVRDGKVIAENLTISGLRRFKDDVTEIREGFEGGINLGNFNDIKVDDVIATYEMREKPRS, encoded by the coding sequence GTGGCTAAGGTCCGGGTATACGAACTCGCCAAGGAGTTCGGAGTTGAGAGCAAGGTCGTCATGGCCAAGCTCCAGGAACTCGGTGAATTCGTCCGTTCGGCGTCCTCGACGATCGAGGCGCCCGTTGTACGCAAACTGACTGACGCCCTCCAGCAGGGCAACGGCGGTGGCAAGCCCGCCGCCCGCAAGGCCGCCCCGGCACGTCCGGCGGCCCCCTCTGCCTCGCAGGCACGTCCGGCCGCCCCGCGCCCGGGTCCGGCCGCGCCGAAGCCGCCCGCCGCCGAGCGGCCCGCGGCCCCCACGCCGGGCCCGCGCCCGACGCCGGGTCCCAAGCCGCCGACGCCGAAGCCCGCTCCGGCCTCCCCGGCCCCGAGCGTGCCCGAGTTCCAGGCACCCCCGTCGGCTCCGGCCGCCCCGTCCCCGCGTCCGGGCGCACGTCCCGGCCCGGGTGCGCCGCGTCCCGGTGCTCGTCCCGCCGGCCCCGGCCAGGAGCGCGGTGGCCAGGAGCGCGGTGGCCAGGAGCGCGGTGGCCAGGAACGCGGCCAGCGTCCCGGTGGTCAGCGTCCCGGCGGCGCCGGTGGGCCCAAGCCGGGCGGCGCCCGTCCCGCGGGTCCGCGTCCCGGTAACAACCCCTTCACCTCCGGTGGCTCCACCGGCATGGGCCGCCCGCAGGCGCCCCGTCCCGGTGGTGCCCCGCGTCCCGGTGGCCCGGGTGGTCCCGGTGGCGCCCAGGGCGGTCCGCGTCCGCAGGCCCCCGGCCAGGCGCCCCGTCCGCAGGGTGCCGGTGGAGGCCCCCGTCCGCAGGCTCCGGGCGGCTCCCGTCCGACCCCGGGCGGCATGCCCCGTCCGCAGGGCGGCGGTCCCCGTCCCGGCGGCGGCCCCCGTCCGAATCCCGGCATGATGCCGCAGCGTCCCGCTGCCGGCCCGCGTCCCGGTGGCGGTGGCCCCGGTGGCCCCGGTGGCCGCGGTCCGGGTGGCGGTGGTCGTCCGGGTGGCGGCGGCGGTGCCGGTCGTCCCGGTGGCGGTGGCGGCGGTTTCGCGGGTCGTCCCGGTGGCGGTGGCGGCGGTTTCGCGGGTCGTCCCGGTGGCGGTGGCGGCGGTTTCGCCGGTCGTCCCGGTGGCCCCGGTGGCGGCGGTGGCTTCGGCGGTGGCGGCGGTCGTCCCGGCTTCGGCGGACGTCCCGGTGGTCCGGGTGCCCGCGGTGGCACACAGGGCGCCTTCGGCCGTCCCGGCGGTCCGGCCCGTCGTGGTCGCAAGTCGAAGCGGCAGAGGCGCCAGGAGTACGAGGCCATGCAGGCCCCGTCGGTCGGCGGCGTGATGCTGCCTCGCGGCAACGGACAGTCCGTCCGCCTGTCGCGCGGTGCGTCCCTCACCGACTTCGCCGAGAAGATCGGCGCCAACCCGGCGTCGCTCGTCGGCGTGATGATGAACCTCGGCGAGATGGTCACTGCCACGCAGTCCGTCTCCGACGAGACGCTGAAGCTCCTCGCGGACGAGATGAACTTCGTCCTCGAGATCGTCAGCCCGGAGGAGGAGGACCGCGAGCTTCTCGAGTCCTTCGACATCGAGTTCGGCGAGGACGAGGGTGGCGAGGAGTTCCTCGTCGCGCGTCCGCCGGTCGTGACCGTCATGGGTCACGTCGACCACGGTAAGACCCGCCTCCTCGACACCATCCGCAAGACGAACGTCGTCGCGGGCGAGGCCGGCGGTATCACGCAGCACATCGGTGCGTACCAGGTCGCGACCCACGTCAACGACGAAGAGCGCAGGATCACCTTCATCGACACCCCGGGCCACGAGGCGTTCACCGCCATGCGTGCCCGTGGTGCCAAGTCGACCGACATCGCGATCCTCGTGGTGGCGGCCAACGACGGTGTGATGCCCCAGACGATCGAGGCGTTGAACCACGCCAAGGCGGCCGGTGTGCCGGTCGTGGTCGCGGTCAACAAGATCGATGTCGAGGGCGCCGACCCGACCAAGGTGCGCGGTCAGCTCACCGAGTTCGGTCTGGTGGCCGAGGAGTACGGCGGCGACACGATGTTCGTCGACATCTCCGCCAAGCAGGGTCTGAACATCGACTCCCTGCTGGAGGCTGTGGTCCTCACCGCGGACGCCTCGCTCGACCTGCGGGCCAACCCGGAGCAGGACGCGCAGGGCATCGCGATCGAGTCCCACCTCGACCGCGGCCGCGGCGCCGTCGCGACCGTCCTGGTCCAGCGAGGCACCCTGCGGGTCGGCGACACCATGGTGGTCGGCGACGCGTACGGCCGAGTCCGCGCGATGCTCGACGACAAGGGTGCGAACGTGGAAGAGGCGGGTCCCTCGACCCCGGTCCTCGTCCTCGGTCTCACCAACGTCCCGGGCGCCGGCGACAACTTCCTGGTGGTCGACGAGGACCGTACGGCCCGTCAGATCGCCGAGAAGCGTGCCGCGCGTGAGCGGAACGCCAACTTCGCCCGCAGGGGTGTCCGGTTCTCCCTGGAGAACCTGGACGAGGCCCTCAAGGCCGGTCTGGTGCAGGAACTCAACCTCATCATCAAGGGCGACGCGTCCGGTTCGGTGGAGGCTCTCGAGTCCTCGCTGCTCCAGCTCGACGTCGGCGAAGAGGTCGACATCCGCGTCCTGCACCGCGGCGTGGGTGCGGTCACCGAGTCGGACATCGACCTGGCGACCGGCTCCGACGCCATCGTCATCGGCTTCAACGTCCGCGCTGCGGGCCGCGCGGCGCAGATGGCGGACCGCGAGGGCGTCGACGTCCGGTACTACTCGGTGATCTACCAGGCCATCGAGGAGATCGAGGCGGCCCTCAAGGGCATGCTCAAGCCGGAGTACGAGGAGGTCGAGCTCGGTACGGCGGAGATCCGCGAGGTCTTCAAGTCGTCCAAGCTGGGCAACATCGCCGGTGTCCTGGTCCGCTCGGGCGAGGTCAAGCGCAACACCAAGGCTCGTCTCGTCCGCGACGGCAAGGTCATCGCGGAGAACCTCACCATCTCCGGTCTGCGCCGCTTCAAGGACGACGTCACCGAGATCCGCGAGGGCTTCGAGGGTGGTATCAACCTCGGAAACTTCAACGACATCAAGGTCGACGACGTCATCGCGACGTACGAGATGCGGGAGAAGCCGCGGTCGTAA
- a CDS encoding YlxR family protein, giving the protein MSGRTRARACPERTCVGCRQRSAKTELLRVVAIEDECVPDPRGTLPGRGAYVHPAHVCLDLGLRRRAFTRALRAPGALDTKALRRYVEQTTVAEQATP; this is encoded by the coding sequence GTGTCTGGCCGGACGCGTGCCCGCGCATGCCCTGAACGCACCTGTGTGGGGTGCAGGCAGCGATCGGCCAAGACCGAACTGCTGCGCGTCGTGGCGATCGAGGACGAATGCGTCCCCGATCCTCGCGGTACGCTGCCCGGCCGGGGTGCGTACGTACATCCCGCCCATGTCTGTCTCGACTTGGGGCTTCGCCGCCGGGCGTTCACGCGGGCGCTGCGCGCCCCGGGAGCGCTCGACACAAAGGCGTTGCGCCGATACGTGGAGCAGACGACAGTTGCTGAGCAGGCAACACCGTAA
- the nusA gene encoding transcription termination factor NusA: MDIDMSALRGLVREKEISFDLLVEAIEAALLIAYHRTEGSRRHARVELDRETGHVTVWAKEDPEDLEEGQEARAFDDTPSDFGRIAASTAKQVILQRLRDAEDDATLGEYAGREGDIVTGVVQQGRDPKNVLVDIGKLEAILPVQEQVPDETYQHGMRLRSYVVRVAKGVRGPSVTLSRTHPNLVKKLFALEVPEIADGSVEIAAIAREAGHRTKIAVRSTRSGLNAKGACIGPMGGRVRNVMGELNGEKIDIVDWSDDPAEMVANALSPARVSKVEVVDLAARSARVTVPDYQLSLAIGKEGQNARLAARLTGWRIDIRPDTEQPSE; encoded by the coding sequence GTGGACATCGACATGAGCGCCCTGCGGGGCTTGGTACGGGAGAAGGAGATCTCCTTCGACCTGCTCGTCGAGGCGATCGAGGCGGCCCTCCTCATCGCCTACCACCGCACCGAGGGAAGCCGTAGGCACGCGCGCGTGGAGCTCGACCGGGAGACCGGCCATGTGACCGTGTGGGCGAAGGAGGACCCCGAGGACCTGGAGGAGGGGCAGGAGGCGCGCGCGTTCGACGACACCCCGTCGGACTTCGGACGCATCGCCGCCTCCACCGCCAAGCAGGTGATCCTGCAGCGTCTGCGGGACGCGGAGGACGACGCGACGCTCGGTGAGTACGCGGGCCGCGAGGGCGACATCGTCACCGGTGTGGTCCAGCAGGGCCGCGACCCGAAGAACGTGCTCGTCGACATCGGCAAGCTGGAGGCCATCCTGCCCGTGCAGGAGCAGGTCCCCGACGAGACCTACCAGCACGGCATGCGGCTGCGGTCGTACGTCGTCCGGGTGGCCAAGGGCGTCCGCGGCCCGTCGGTCACCCTCTCGCGCACGCACCCCAACCTGGTGAAGAAGCTGTTCGCCCTTGAGGTGCCCGAGATCGCCGACGGTTCCGTCGAGATCGCAGCCATCGCGCGTGAGGCGGGTCACCGTACGAAGATCGCCGTCCGCTCCACCCGCAGCGGCCTGAACGCCAAGGGTGCCTGCATCGGCCCGATGGGCGGCCGGGTGCGCAATGTCATGGGCGAACTGAACGGCGAGAAGATCGACATCGTCGACTGGTCGGACGACCCGGCGGAGATGGTGGCGAACGCGCTCTCCCCGGCCCGGGTCTCCAAGGTCGAGGTGGTGGACCTCGCGGCCCGTTCCGCGCGCGTGACGGTGCCGGACTACCAGCTGTCGCTGGCGATCGGCAAGGAGGGCCAGAACGCCCGCCTCGCCGCACGCCTCACCGGCTGGCGGATCGACATCCGCCCGGACACCGAGCAGCCGTCGGAGTAA
- the rimP gene encoding ribosome maturation factor RimP, whose protein sequence is MSTTQSERLRELLEPLVRSQGMDLEEIAVDSVGRKRVLRVVVDSDEGADLDAVADVSRALSAKLDETDAMGQAEYTLEVGTPGAERALTEERHYRRAVDRLVKFQLTDAAGSGELVARILTVDDDGLDLEVPGVKGRKATSRRLAFDAIDRARVQVEFNRKDKKDMTQEEEA, encoded by the coding sequence ATGAGCACCACCCAGAGCGAGAGGCTGCGAGAACTGCTGGAACCGCTCGTACGCTCCCAGGGCATGGATCTCGAAGAGATCGCAGTGGACTCGGTCGGACGCAAGCGAGTGCTGCGCGTGGTCGTCGACTCGGACGAGGGCGCGGATCTGGACGCGGTCGCCGACGTCAGCCGTGCGCTCTCGGCCAAGCTGGACGAGACGGACGCGATGGGTCAGGCGGAGTACACCCTCGAAGTCGGTACGCCGGGCGCCGAGCGCGCTCTCACCGAGGAACGCCACTACCGCCGCGCGGTGGACCGGCTGGTGAAGTTCCAGCTGACCGACGCGGCAGGGTCCGGGGAACTGGTCGCCAGAATCCTGACCGTGGACGACGACGGCCTCGACCTCGAGGTGCCAGGCGTGAAGGGCCGCAAGGCCACCAGCCGTCGGCTCGCCTTCGACGCGATCGACAGGGCTCGTGTCCAGGTCGAGTTCAACCGCAAGGACAAGAAGGACATGACGCAAGAGGAGGAGGCGTAG
- a CDS encoding ferritin-like domain-containing protein codes for MSSAELKAVQAALGAEHAAVYGYGVVGGRIGEARRSEAREAYDAHRARRDELTRAVRDLGGKPVAAAAGYTLPFQVTDSDSAVRLAVELEERVAGVYSDLVRASEGDRRGAAAEALREAAVRTVRWRGRSVAFPGLAERAVAAGPSATPHT; via the coding sequence GTGAGCAGCGCCGAGCTGAAGGCGGTACAGGCGGCGCTCGGGGCCGAGCACGCCGCCGTGTACGGGTACGGGGTCGTCGGCGGGAGGATCGGCGAGGCGCGGCGGAGCGAGGCGCGGGAGGCGTACGACGCGCACCGGGCCCGCCGGGACGAGCTGACCCGGGCCGTACGGGACCTGGGCGGCAAGCCCGTCGCGGCGGCGGCCGGGTACACGCTGCCCTTCCAGGTCACCGACTCCGACTCCGCCGTACGGCTCGCCGTGGAGCTGGAGGAGCGGGTGGCCGGTGTGTACTCCGATCTCGTACGGGCATCCGAGGGTGACCGGCGCGGCGCGGCGGCCGAGGCGCTGCGGGAAGCGGCGGTGCGGACGGTGCGGTGGCGTGGCCGAAGCGTAGCCTTCCCTGGTCTCGCCGAGCGGGCGGTCGCCGCCGGCCCGTCGGCGACACCGCACACCTGA
- a CDS encoding aminoglycoside phosphotransferase family protein has product MARMAFEAFEPPQRLVRALAETRRPDGGDGVGEWLESLPRLLRQAVGLRELTVERVQAPGGRSSLVLLVRLIDDTPAVLKLAPERARPESERAALAHWDGRGAVRLLNPGDSHGVLLMERLHPDLSVRSLPEAKALLEAAGTLRRLWVEPPQAHVFETVAERTGRQAEAMRGGSAGDSEARALVDAALAAREELLAAEPERRLLHGTFRQSKVLAGERLPWLAVGPDPVVGECAFDLARLVRDRVEDLIASPSGAATTRRRVKKLAESLDVDQERLRGWTLFRAVESGVRARRVGRPRDAELLLEFAGWL; this is encoded by the coding sequence ATGGCTCGCATGGCTTTCGAGGCTTTCGAACCGCCGCAGCGGCTCGTGCGAGCACTCGCCGAGACCCGTCGGCCGGACGGCGGTGACGGGGTCGGCGAGTGGCTGGAATCGCTCCCCCGTCTGCTCCGACAGGCGGTCGGGCTACGCGAGTTGACAGTCGAGCGGGTTCAGGCGCCGGGGGGCCGCAGCAGTCTGGTGCTCCTCGTGCGGCTGATCGACGACACCCCCGCCGTGCTCAAGCTGGCGCCCGAGCGCGCCCGGCCGGAGAGCGAGCGGGCCGCGCTCGCCCACTGGGACGGGCGCGGTGCGGTGCGGTTGCTCAACCCCGGGGACAGTCATGGCGTGCTGCTCATGGAGCGGCTGCATCCCGATCTGTCGGTGCGGTCGCTGCCCGAGGCGAAGGCGCTGCTGGAGGCCGCGGGCACCCTGCGGCGCCTGTGGGTCGAGCCGCCTCAGGCGCATGTCTTCGAGACCGTGGCCGAGCGGACGGGGCGGCAGGCCGAGGCGATGCGGGGCGGCTCCGCCGGGGACAGCGAGGCGCGGGCTCTGGTCGACGCCGCCCTTGCCGCGCGGGAGGAGCTGCTCGCCGCCGAGCCTGAGCGGCGGCTGCTCCATGGGACCTTCCGGCAGAGCAAGGTGCTGGCCGGGGAGCGGCTGCCGTGGCTGGCCGTGGGGCCGGATCCGGTCGTCGGGGAGTGTGCGTTCGATCTGGCCCGACTGGTTCGGGATCGGGTCGAGGATCTGATCGCGTCGCCGTCGGGGGCCGCGACCACTCGGCGGCGGGTGAAGAAGCTGGCCGAGTCATTGGACGTGGATCAGGAACGGTTGCGGGGGTGGACGTTGTTCCGGGCCGTGGAGTCGGGGGTTCGGGCGCGCAGGGTCGGGCGGCCTCGGGATGCGGAGTTGTTGCTGGAGTTCGCCGGGTGGCTCTAG
- a CDS encoding IS4 family transposase, with protein MQEKSVITRTVEAAGGVYAPGHLGELTQIVDFVLVDTVIEETRSREKRLRLLPSRVVVYFVLALALFEDCSYRGVWGKLTAGLEGLPLVRPAVSSLSRARRRIGAAPLRRLFEIIAGPVAHIGQAGSFYRGLRTVAVDGTLLHVPDEEALTWRYPKRAGESVEFGYPLLRLVVLVECGTRAVLAAAFGPESDGELTYAGRLLSVLDRTMLLLADAGFDGAEFARDVQATGAQFLVRSSARRIPTPFRRLGDGSYLARIGYGVLPVLLTVRVIEASVTVTLADGTVRTEQWRLLTSLLDPAAHPAAGLVDLYHERWQSETTYFSIKATMLDGRVLRSRSLTGLDQEVYALLTTYQALIRAAADTACTRPGLDMDRISFTVLQTTAADTVTTATGILPPAGPAELLGTIGRTVLDALHPARHQHRVKARTRKNPTSKYGPNAGQQPTTSQNYTIRTAITFFEHGLANRSRT; from the coding sequence TTGCAGGAGAAGTCTGTCATCACGCGCACGGTCGAGGCGGCCGGGGGTGTGTACGCGCCCGGTCACTTGGGCGAGTTGACCCAGATCGTGGACTTCGTACTGGTGGACACGGTGATCGAGGAGACCAGGTCACGTGAGAAACGGCTGCGACTGCTGCCGTCCCGGGTTGTGGTCTACTTCGTCCTCGCGCTGGCCCTGTTCGAGGACTGCTCCTATCGGGGCGTGTGGGGCAAGCTGACGGCAGGGCTGGAGGGACTGCCGTTGGTGCGTCCGGCGGTCTCCTCGCTGTCCAGGGCCCGACGGCGAATAGGAGCAGCACCGCTGCGACGGCTGTTCGAGATCATCGCCGGGCCCGTCGCCCACATCGGGCAGGCCGGTTCGTTCTATCGAGGGCTGCGGACCGTGGCCGTGGACGGCACCCTGCTGCACGTGCCCGATGAGGAGGCGCTCACCTGGCGCTATCCCAAGCGAGCGGGCGAGAGCGTGGAGTTCGGCTACCCGCTGCTGCGACTCGTGGTCCTGGTCGAGTGTGGCACCCGTGCCGTGTTGGCCGCCGCGTTCGGTCCCGAGAGTGACGGCGAACTCACCTACGCAGGCCGCCTGTTGAGTGTGCTGGACCGCACGATGCTCCTGCTGGCCGATGCCGGCTTCGATGGAGCCGAGTTCGCCCGGGACGTCCAGGCCACCGGCGCCCAGTTCCTGGTGCGCTCCTCCGCCCGCCGGATACCCACCCCCTTCCGGCGCCTGGGCGACGGCTCCTACCTGGCCCGGATCGGCTACGGCGTCCTGCCCGTCCTGCTGACCGTCCGCGTCATCGAGGCATCCGTGACCGTCACGCTGGCCGACGGCACCGTCCGCACCGAGCAGTGGCGCCTGCTCACCAGCCTCCTCGACCCGGCCGCCCACCCGGCCGCCGGACTCGTGGATCTCTACCACGAGCGGTGGCAGTCGGAGACGACGTACTTCTCGATCAAGGCGACCATGCTGGATGGCCGCGTCCTGCGCTCCCGCAGCCTGACCGGCCTCGACCAGGAGGTCTACGCCCTGCTCACCACCTACCAGGCCCTGATCCGCGCCGCCGCCGACACCGCCTGCACCCGGCCCGGCCTGGACATGGACCGCATCAGCTTCACCGTCCTGCAGACCACCGCTGCCGACACCGTCACCACCGCGACCGGAATCCTGCCCCCGGCGGGACCCGCCGAACTCCTCGGCACCATCGGCCGGACCGTCCTCGACGCCCTGCACCCCGCCCGCCACCAGCACCGCGTCAAGGCCCGCACCCGCAAGAACCCCACCAGCAAGTACGGACCGAACGCCGGACAACAGCCCACGACCAGCCAGAACTACACCATCCGAACCGCCATCACGTTCTTCGAGCACGGACTTGCGAACCGCTCACGGACATAA
- a CDS encoding proline--tRNA ligase — translation MANAPVQRMSQLMAKTLRDDPADAEVLSHKLLVRAGYVRRTAAGVWTWLPLGKKVLANVERIVREEMDAIGAQEVLLPALLPKEPYEATGRWDEYGPELFRLKDRKGGDYLLGPTHEEIFTLIVKDQASSYKDLPVILYQIQTKFRDEARPRAGILRGREFLMKDSYSFDTEDEGLARSYALHRQAYQKVFERLGLDYRICAATAGAMGGSKSEEFLAPAGAGEDTFADCPNCDFAANTEAITYELKPVDATGVPEAEEIPTPDTPTIETLAASLGVPASATLKNLLVKVDGEIVAVGVPGDREVDMGKVEAHFAPAAVEMVTEADFAGRPDLVRGYVGPQGPGEKVTYIADPRVAPGTAWITGANKAGTHAKNVVAGRDFEVGAYVDVVVVQEGDPCPNCGTGLKLDRAIEIGHIFQLGRKYADALKLDVLGRNGKPVRVTMGSYGIGVSRAVAALAEQSADDKGLCWSAEVAPADVHVVAAGKALQTELALDVSEKLRAAGLRVLVDDRAGVSPGVKFTDSELIGVPKILVAGRRSAEGVLELKDRRTGEREELTVDEAIARLTA, via the coding sequence ATGGCGAACGCACCGGTCCAGCGCATGTCCCAGTTGATGGCGAAGACGCTGCGCGACGACCCGGCGGACGCCGAGGTACTCAGCCACAAGCTCCTGGTCCGCGCCGGTTACGTCCGCCGCACGGCGGCCGGCGTGTGGACCTGGCTGCCGCTCGGCAAGAAGGTCCTCGCCAACGTGGAGCGGATCGTCCGCGAGGAGATGGACGCGATCGGCGCCCAGGAGGTGCTGCTGCCCGCGCTGCTGCCGAAGGAGCCGTACGAGGCGACCGGCCGCTGGGACGAGTACGGCCCCGAGCTGTTCCGCCTGAAGGACCGCAAGGGCGGCGACTACCTCCTCGGCCCCACCCACGAGGAGATCTTCACGCTGATCGTGAAGGACCAGGCGTCCTCCTACAAGGACCTGCCGGTCATCCTCTACCAGATCCAGACCAAGTTCCGTGACGAGGCCCGCCCCCGCGCCGGCATCCTGCGTGGCCGCGAGTTCCTGATGAAGGACTCGTACTCCTTCGACACGGAGGACGAGGGCCTGGCCCGGTCGTACGCCCTGCACCGCCAGGCCTACCAGAAGGTGTTCGAGCGCCTCGGCCTCGACTACCGCATCTGCGCGGCGACGGCGGGCGCGATGGGCGGCTCGAAGTCGGAGGAGTTCCTGGCTCCGGCCGGTGCCGGCGAGGACACCTTCGCGGACTGCCCGAACTGCGACTTCGCCGCCAACACCGAGGCGATCACCTACGAGTTGAAGCCGGTGGACGCGACCGGTGTGCCGGAGGCCGAGGAGATCCCGACCCCGGACACCCCGACCATTGAGACGCTGGCCGCCTCCCTCGGCGTCCCGGCCTCCGCCACCCTGAAGAACCTGCTCGTCAAGGTCGATGGCGAGATCGTGGCCGTCGGCGTCCCCGGCGACCGCGAGGTCGACATGGGCAAGGTCGAGGCGCACTTCGCCCCGGCGGCCGTCGAGATGGTCACCGAGGCGGACTTCGCGGGCCGCCCCGACCTGGTCCGCGGCTATGTCGGCCCGCAGGGTCCGGGCGAGAAGGTGACGTACATCGCCGACCCGCGGGTGGCGCCGGGCACCGCCTGGATCACGGGCGCCAACAAGGCCGGCACGCACGCCAAGAACGTCGTCGCGGGCCGTGACTTCGAGGTCGGCGCGTACGTCGACGTCGTCGTCGTCCAGGAGGGCGACCCCTGCCCGAACTGCGGCACCGGCCTCAAGCTCGACCGCGCCATCGAGATCGGCCACATCTTCCAGCTCGGCCGCAAGTACGCCGACGCCCTCAAGCTCGACGTCCTCGGCCGGAACGGCAAGCCGGTCCGCGTCACCATGGGCTCGTACGGCATCGGCGTCTCCCGAGCGGTCGCCGCCCTCGCCGAGCAGTCCGCCGACGACAAGGGCCTGTGCTGGAGCGCCGAGGTCGCCCCGGCCGACGTCCACGTCGTCGCCGCGGGCAAGGCACTCCAGACCGAACTCGCCCTCGACGTCTCCGAGAAGCTGCGGGCGGCCGGCCTGCGCGTTCTGGTCGACGACCGCGCCGGTGTCTCCCCGGGCGTGAAGTTCACCGACTCCGAACTCATCGGCGTACCGAAGATCCTGGTCGCCGGCCGCCGCTCCGCCGAGGGCGTCCTGGAGCTGAAGGACCGCCGCACCGGTGAGCGCGAGGAACTGACCGTCGACGAGGCGATCGCCCGCCTGACGGCGTAG
- a CDS encoding GNAT family N-acetyltransferase: protein MDLVIGPLDLSTHVDEALAVQAVAFGLGPDEVAVRRQIVLRHMTYPGARALGATAAGLLVGFVYGMPNERAHWWSTVVEPYLRALGHEHWLDDSFVITELHVHPRYQNRGVGRSLITTLTDSAAEPRSILSAIDVDSPARGLYHSLGYTDLARQVVFPSAPKPYAVMGATLPLRRGQRP, encoded by the coding sequence ATGGACCTCGTCATCGGCCCCTTGGACCTCTCCACCCACGTGGACGAGGCCCTGGCCGTCCAAGCCGTGGCCTTCGGTCTCGGCCCCGACGAGGTAGCCGTACGCCGCCAGATCGTCCTGCGCCACATGACCTACCCGGGGGCCAGAGCACTCGGAGCCACGGCCGCAGGCCTCCTCGTCGGCTTCGTCTACGGTATGCCCAACGAGCGCGCCCACTGGTGGTCCACCGTCGTGGAGCCGTACCTGCGCGCCCTCGGCCACGAGCACTGGCTGGACGACTCCTTCGTCATCACCGAACTGCACGTCCACCCCCGCTACCAGAACCGCGGCGTCGGCCGTTCCCTGATCACCACCCTCACCGACAGCGCGGCCGAGCCCCGCTCGATCCTCTCCGCGATCGACGTCGACAGCCCGGCCCGCGGCCTCTACCACTCCCTCGGCTACACGGACCTGGCCCGCCAGGTCGTCTTCCCCAGCGCCCCAAAGCCGTACGCGGTGATGGGCGCCACCCTGCCCCTGCGCCGCGGACAGCGGCCGTAG